Genomic segment of Citrus sinensis cultivar Valencia sweet orange chromosome 7, DVS_A1.0, whole genome shotgun sequence:
GAGTCCTTGAGCTCGAGTGAATACAGTATTTCTCCCAGGATGGGGGTTTGAAtttgagcaatagtctcatgtaataaaaaaaaaaaaaggccccTCAGCAGTAGCAGTAgtattaaactaaaatatttaaaaggcTGCACCGGACACAATAACTTGCCATTCAACGACAGCATTTTATGCCGTAGCACTCTGATCAATGAGGTACGTTGCAAAGGAATTTATCCATTTTCTGATGCTTTGCTTTGAAGCGCTAACTCTGTAATCGAACAGTCTTCATTCACTTGCACGACACAACATTAAAATGCTTTGCATGTTTCTCTTGTTCTAGTGAAAAATACAGTAAATAACAACCTCAAGATTCAAGAACAAAGCAGTTACTAACAacatttgaaagaaaatagtgATTGCCATGTTGTTGGCCAACATTCACAACACATTTGTACCTGTCTCGTATGTGGTGGGGGAGATCTAGCTTAGGTCCACTGTTGTTTTAGtcttaaaatcaaacacatgCTTTTCGATTTGTGCATGCAGCCATATCTATTTTATAATCGTCATGATTTATGACCCAGCCCCTGCCTCCTTTGTGGGGAGTACTCTTTGAGCTTCCAACTACAGTAACccttttaatcattattattaaagtttcaAGACATCAGACATGCACGTAGTATTGCCCATGCCAAAATGTCACTATCAAAttaagcatatatatatatatatatatggttaTATATAGCATGTTATTCGAGAAGCAAAAGATGAATTTTTGGCCCAAACTTATGACTGTGATGCAAGTGGGATATCGGAAGCGAAATAAATTCTTCAACATCTCTTATTTTGGGTTtgtttcccaaaaaaaaaaaaaactgaactTATTTAAAGGGACATTATTTTGGATGTATTTTTGTCAGTCTCTTTCGTCAAACTTCAGTTCAAATATCAATTCTCATTATTTTACGATAAGCTTTACTTCAAACTTCATTGATGATGGTGAGTACGTAATGAATATGCATACCTTTTGAGCACGATGTCAATATGAAGCATCATAAACATATCACGTGAGAGACATAAATGAAACAGCATAAAATCAAATACCGCCAATAATTCAACAAATGAATGCTGTCTTTATttgtccaattttttttttaattcttaatttcttttttgcatGAAACACACTACTCGCTAGCATGATCACTAGCTAGCGAGGAAGGAGCTTAGAAAAGAAGAGGCCTGGTCTCTGGACAAAGAAGTGACGCCATCCCCAATGGGCTTAAATAAGAGTCCAGTTATGGGACTCTATCAGTATAGGAATTTTAGAATAAaccaaatataatacaattaattaatatatatgtgtgtataatcatatttaatataataatttatttatataatagtttttaaaaataaatatgtgtatattatattttatttattgtacgAGGAACATAATATATgatgaattctaaaatttatgcaGCCGCAAGAACCACATACATATTCCTAGAATTTTTGATCCTATGTTTTAGAGCGTTGTGGCCCCTCCGCTCCTTTGGCTCCCCTTAGGGCTCCGCCTTTTCCACGTCACCTTTACTTTTCGGTCAACAAAATGCTTATTATAGGGTCTCCTCCTAGGGTAAACAATAGGATATCGTATGCCCTGTCTCTCCAAACAATAGGATTTCATGCTCTGGTCACTTGCAAAACAGCTAGGAAAGTCTGGAGGCTCACTCAATTTGCAGAAGAGCTAAAAGAAGAGGCTGGGAAAGATTTATTGAGTCTGCTGAATGGAAGATTGAGCTCAAGGAGAAAGGCGGACACTGAAATGCTAGTGGCTATCTGCTGGGGGATTTGGAGTGCAAGGAAccagtttatttttaaactgaAGAAGGAAGATCCCCAGATAGTGTTGGCCAAAGCTGAAGCTATCTTAAAGGCCTATAAACGAACTCATATGCCAGCATCAATTCACATGGATCAACAGACAAGGATGTTACAGCAAAGTTGGACCCCTCCTCCAGCTGGTTGTTATAAGCTTAATGTGGATGCAGCCACCAACCGAGACAAGCAAATATCACGTTTGGGAGCAGTTATTAGAAATGCTGAAGGAAATGtagttgctgtagca
This window contains:
- the LOC107178124 gene encoding uncharacterized protein LOC107178124, with the translated sequence MLIIGSPPRVNNRISYALSLQTIGFHALVTCKTARKVWRLTQFAEELKEEAGKDLLSLLNGRLSSRRKADTEMLVAICWGIWSARNQFIFKLKKEDPQIVLAKAEAILKAYKRTHMPASIHMDQQTRMLQQSWTPPPAGCYKLNVDAATNRDKQISRLGAVIRNAEGNVVAVAINFSKFCGDVAYVEPAAMEFGLQVAGNANLPSLIVETDSQEVAGFVNNRQSSMTEVWWVVAAIQSLMKNFNQIKVQHRPRSCNAICSLSS